The Maylandia zebra isolate NMK-2024a linkage group LG4, Mzebra_GT3a, whole genome shotgun sequence genome includes a window with the following:
- the LOC101472466 gene encoding nuclear GTPase SLIP-GC isoform X2, whose protein sequence is MDDFVRNTLLEWGLSDWVEKFKDEQINAESLYYLDDREIDILIPKAGPRVIFKNNLKLLKEHEEAAGLVQEEQNSNQEPIVFFQLEQEHEEAADVGQVLPSTSSKGKRKSDLQAESLKCFPAAKRRCDSDTRILSEVKRIMKQIKDQINDKEELGAFIKNKISDLEINKRELVGVFGRTGAGKSSLINAIIDEKNLLPTGSISACTSVVIKVEANTRSLKYEAEIEFIKEEEWHDELWSLKTYKKGDDDYRDMVKKLSALYGDEWKDKSPENLIEPKYFKNIPEFLASKRKSLNCDTAQELSQKLRIYTKGGPKQEDGSKAQQWFWPLVKSVTVRVPHNELLQHVTLVDLPGNGDRNKSRNEMWKQIVVDCSTVWIVAEITRAASEVEAWEILKSAHGLIGNGGQCQQIHFICTKSDPADDRVPNNKEAKEEVMNEFQELSEQFSDKGFKVFTVSADEFLKRKRVKEDDNEIPKLQDFLQNLNDCHSETINYVNGAYGILSLIEGARCSKAGVGKADDVCKVLEKNMREELDQVKSAVDEAIKDFEQCLTEGVKNSKTSEERLKFFLDRDKQPSFFKTLQAVVRKDGIHQTKKGEQINLNTVLASCLTDSIDEKFRKTFPNDVKGGSFSGVISRFSLDTNSLIQKYQDVKLQLIFLQTEEDKIKAKLNKIILKGKKIIYNSLTETIEKNMKKCYEDAQKISGTDALKKMRKTIETHVSLNRNMYEDAKKIMMKKMNILMKIICKELEETMDHSIKHSLKASTLSESLPDVSGDLETVQQHYNEVKRSQEGEMTSQ, encoded by the exons ATGGATGATTTCGTAAGAAACACACTGCTTGAATGGGGCCTAAGTGATTGGGTGGAGAAATTTAAAG ATGAACAAATCAATGCGGAAAGTCTGTATTATCTAGATGATCGAGAAATTGATATTTTGATCCCAAAAGCTGGACCAAGAGTGATATTCAAGAATAACCTCAAGCTGTTAAAG GAGCATGAAGAAGCAGCTGGTTTGGTTCAG GAagaacaaaactcaaatcagGAACCAATTGTTTTTTTCCAA CTTGAACAGGAGCATGAAGAAGCAGCTGATGTGGGTCAG GTTTTGCCATCCACAAGTTCCAAAG GAAAGCGAAAGTCGGATCTTCAGGCTGAGTCCCTCAAATGTTTCCCAGCAGCTAAAAGACGTTGTGACTCag ACACCAGAATATTGTCTGAAGTGAAACGCATAATGAAACAAATCAAGGACCAAATAAACGACAAAGAAGAACTTGGTGCTTTTATAAA GAATAAAATCAGTGATTTAGAGATTAACAAGAGAGAGCTTGTTGGTGTCTTTGGAAGAACTGGGGCTGGAAAGAGCTCGTTAATCAATGCCATCATTGATGAGAAGAATCTTTTGCCCACTGGAAGTATCAGCGCATGCACCTCAGTCGTGATTAAAGTGGAGGCTAACACACGTAGCTTAAAGTATGAAGCGGAAATTGAGTTCATTAAAGAAGAG GAGTGGCATGATGAATTATGGTCACTGAAAACTTACAAGAAAGGTGATGATGACTATCGGGACATGGTTAAAAAGCTGTCAGCCCTGTATGGAGATGAATGGAAAGACAAATCCCCTGAAAACCTTATAGAACCAAAGTATTTCAAAAATATTCCAGAATTTCTAGCGTCCAAGAGGAAATCTTTGAATTGTGACACA GCTCAAGAGCTATCTCAAAAACTTCGTATATACACAAAGGGTGGACCAAAGCAGGAAGATGGATCTAAAGCACAGCAGTGGTTTTGGCCACTAGTGAAAAGTGTGACTGTCAGGGTGCCACACAATGAGCTCCTCCAGCATGTCACACTTGTGGACCTTCCTGGAAATGGTGATCGTAACAAGAGCAGGAACGAAATGTGGAAACAG ATTGTTGTAGATTGTTCTACTGTGTGGATAGTGGCTGAAATTACTCGAGCAGCATCAGAAGTTGAAGCCTGGGAGATCCTAAAAAGTGCACATGGCCTCATTGGAAATGGTGGTCAATGTCAGCAAATCCACTTTATCTGCACCAAGTCTGATCCTGCAGATGATCG AGTGCCAAACAACAAAGAAGCCAAGGAAGAAGTGATGAACGAATTCCAGGAACTGAGT GAGCAGTTCAGCGATAAAGGTTTCAAAGTGTTCACAGTGAGTGCTGATGAGTTCCTGAAAAGAAAACGCGTAAAAGAAGATGACAATG AAATACCCAAACTTCAAGACTTCCTGCAAAATCTCAACGACTGCCACTCTGAGACAATAAACTATGTGAATGGAGCTTATGGGATTCTGTCTTTGATTGAAGGTGCCAGGTGTAGCAAAGCG GGTGTTGGAAAAGCAGATGATGTATGTAAAGTTCTCGAGAAAAACATGAGAGAAGAACTTGATCAAGTCAAAAGTGCAGTTGATGAAGCGATCAAGGATTTTGAACAATGTCTTACAGAAGGCGTTAAAAATTCCAAAACCTCTGAAGAAAGACTGAAATTTTTTTTGGACCGTGAT AAACAGCCTAGTTTTTTCAAGACACTACAGGCTGTGGTTAGAAAAGACGGCATCCACCAAACCAAAAAAGGGGAACAAATAAATCTCAACACAGTATTAGCTTCATGCTTGACTGACAGCATTGATGAAAAATTCAGAAAGACCTTCCC aaatgatGTTAAAGGCGGATCTTTCAGTGGAGTCATCAGTAGATTTTCACTTGACACAAATTCGCTGATTCAAAAATACCAAGATGTCAAACTGCAGCTGATATTTCTTCAGACAGAG gAGGATAAAATTAAGGCAAAACTCAACAAAATAATCCTAAAGGGGAAGAAAATCATCTACAACAGTCTAACAGAGACAAttgagaaaaacatgaaaaagtgcTATGAAG ACGCACAAAAAATTTCTGGAACTGatgcactgaaaaaaatgagGAAGACTATTGAGACACATGTATCCTTAAATAGGAACATGTATGAGGACGCAAAAAAGATCATGATGAAGAAGATGAATATATTGATG AAGATCATCTGTAAGGAACTGGAGGAAACCATGGACCACTCCATTAAACACTCACTCAAGGCATCAACTTTGAGTGAGAGTCTCCCAG atgtttCAGGGGATCTTGAAACTGTGCAGCAACATTACAATGAAGTTAAGCGCAGTCAAGAGGGAGAAATGACATCACAGTAA